In Carnobacterium sp. CP1, the following are encoded in one genomic region:
- a CDS encoding alpha/beta hydrolase has product MKRKWWIGLAVAVVLISIGLGFAGNYFYDVAVAINQKDFIEAADVDGDYDPKDPWMEEKRWYDEVDREKLSIESADGLKLSGVYVEGEPSSKKVAILAHGYAGSLEQMAPYVKLYHDMGFNVLIPDARGHGTSEGDYIGFGWHERKDYLQWIQLMIDKVGQDAELALFGISMGGATVMNVSGEELPLNVKVIVEDCGYSSVNGELAYQLKDMYNLPEFPLIPVTSLVTKVRSDYWFGEADTVEQIKKNTVPMLFIHGAEDKFVPTEMVYDVYEANPSPKELYIALNADHADSYEENKEEYQQKVQDFVLNYIPN; this is encoded by the coding sequence GTGAAAAGAAAATGGTGGATTGGTTTAGCTGTGGCGGTTGTTTTGATTAGTATTGGGTTAGGCTTCGCAGGAAATTATTTCTATGATGTAGCAGTGGCAATAAATCAAAAGGATTTCATAGAAGCAGCAGATGTGGATGGAGACTATGATCCAAAAGATCCATGGATGGAAGAAAAAAGATGGTACGATGAGGTCGACCGTGAAAAATTATCGATTGAATCTGCTGATGGATTAAAGCTTTCTGGGGTTTATGTTGAAGGAGAACCTTCTTCTAAAAAAGTAGCTATATTGGCTCATGGATATGCAGGCAGTTTAGAACAAATGGCGCCTTATGTTAAATTGTATCACGATATGGGGTTTAATGTGCTTATACCGGATGCCCGTGGACATGGAACGAGTGAAGGGGACTATATCGGTTTTGGCTGGCATGAACGGAAAGACTATTTGCAGTGGATCCAACTAATGATCGATAAAGTAGGCCAAGATGCGGAACTGGCTTTATTTGGAATCAGTATGGGCGGGGCAACGGTCATGAATGTCAGCGGCGAAGAGTTGCCGTTGAATGTAAAAGTTATTGTGGAAGATTGCGGTTATAGTTCTGTAAATGGAGAACTGGCTTATCAATTGAAAGATATGTACAACCTGCCTGAGTTTCCTTTAATTCCAGTAACTAGTCTAGTAACGAAAGTACGTTCTGATTATTGGTTCGGAGAAGCCGACACAGTCGAACAAATCAAAAAGAACACTGTTCCAATGCTGTTTATTCATGGGGCCGAAGATAAATTTGTACCGACAGAAATGGTCTATGATGTGTATGAAGCTAATCCGTCGCCTAAAGAATTATATATTGCACTGAATGCTGATCATGCAGATTCTTATGAGGAAAACAAAGAAGAATACCAGCAAAAAGTTCAAGATTTTGTGCTTAACTATATACCTAATTGA
- a CDS encoding amino acid ABC transporter permease, which translates to MNFAEAFSWINIRFLLDGLLITVEVALLSILFSFVIGSILGLIRYLKIPVVSKIFGLIIDLIRNLPLLLIIFFAYFALPQIGIRFDIFWSAVAAMTIFESAMLSEIIRAGLNSVPKGQTEAGLSTGLSYAQTLRYIIIPQAFKAMVPPILSQFISLIKDTSLATIISLPELTHNARIIYGQNTTYVIPMFIAMALLYFCICFALSRVVKRLKLGF; encoded by the coding sequence TTGAATTTTGCAGAAGCTTTTTCATGGATCAACATCCGCTTTTTATTGGATGGGCTCCTGATTACTGTAGAAGTAGCCTTACTCTCAATTCTCTTCAGTTTTGTGATTGGCAGTATCTTAGGCTTGATCCGCTATTTAAAAATACCCGTCGTTTCAAAGATTTTTGGCTTGATTATTGATTTGATTCGTAACCTGCCGCTCTTATTGATCATCTTTTTTGCTTACTTTGCTTTGCCGCAAATTGGCATTCGTTTCGATATCTTCTGGTCAGCAGTTGCAGCCATGACGATTTTCGAATCCGCCATGTTGTCGGAAATCATTCGTGCCGGATTAAACTCTGTCCCAAAAGGCCAAACAGAAGCTGGACTTTCAACTGGACTTTCTTATGCCCAAACGCTGCGGTACATTATTATTCCACAAGCGTTTAAAGCAATGGTTCCTCCGATTTTAAGCCAATTTATCTCGTTGATCAAAGATACATCGTTAGCGACCATTATTTCTTTACCTGAACTCACGCATAATGCGAGAATCATTTACGGACAAAATACGACTTATGTTATTCCAATGTTTATTGCCATGGCTTTATTGTATTTCTGTATCTGTTTCGCCTTATCCAGAGTCGTCAAACGGTTGAAACTAGGATTCTAA
- a CDS encoding amino acid ABC transporter permease: MITIFTNYSDILFEGFKYTLYSSFIALFLSLIVGTLFAICQVSQKKILRGIATAYVEFFRNIPLLIVVMFFYVVVPLYWFQIDGFTAGTIGLTIYTSAFIAETVRAGIISVPKGQMEAGLSTGFTYNQAMRYIVLPQAFKIVIPPLGNQFINLVKNSSVLAMVAGLDLMYQGDLIASETFNTFDTYILIGLIYLVITLPLTYLMAYIERRLEIKA, translated from the coding sequence ATGATAACTATTTTTACTAACTACTCGGATATTTTATTCGAAGGGTTCAAATATACCCTGTATTCAAGTTTTATTGCTTTATTTCTCAGCTTGATCGTTGGTACTTTATTTGCTATCTGTCAAGTATCGCAAAAAAAAATTTTAAGAGGAATCGCAACAGCTTATGTTGAGTTTTTCCGCAACATCCCTCTACTGATCGTTGTGATGTTCTTTTATGTCGTTGTTCCTCTTTATTGGTTCCAAATTGACGGGTTTACAGCTGGTACGATTGGCTTAACGATTTATACTTCAGCTTTTATTGCTGAAACTGTGCGTGCTGGTATTATCAGCGTTCCTAAAGGACAAATGGAAGCTGGACTTTCGACTGGATTTACCTATAACCAAGCAATGCGTTACATTGTCTTGCCGCAAGCGTTTAAAATCGTGATTCCGCCACTTGGCAACCAGTTCATTAACTTAGTTAAAAATTCATCTGTTTTAGCAATGGTTGCTGGCCTTGATTTGATGTATCAAGGAGACTTAATTGCCAGTGAAACCTTTAATACATTTGACACATATATCTTAATTGGTTTGATTTATTTAGTGATCACGTTACCGCTAACTTATTTAATGGCTTATATTGAACGCCGTTTAGAAATCAAAGCATAG
- a CDS encoding transporter substrate-binding domain-containing protein, with protein sequence MKKTFRRFAFLLLLLPLSILAACGAKSIAAIDITERLENDPTITWGVKVDTNLFGLYNIATGEIEGFDIDIAKALTEVITGDAANANFVEVTSKTRIPLLKNGNIDAIIATMTISEERKKQVDFSEVYFDAGQALLVPEDSSIQSVTDLSSETTVLAVKGSTSATNIRKHAPDTHVLELENYSEAFTALQSGQGDAMTTDSAILLGIIAENPGYRLAGGTFTDEPYGIAINHGQENFVDAVNAAFETIKENGVYDAIYAKWIPETDD encoded by the coding sequence ATGAAAAAAACGTTTAGACGATTTGCTTTTCTACTTCTACTCCTGCCCTTATCTATTCTAGCTGCATGTGGTGCAAAAAGCATCGCAGCAATAGATATTACAGAACGTTTGGAAAATGATCCAACCATTACTTGGGGGGTAAAAGTAGATACAAATTTATTTGGACTTTATAATATTGCAACGGGCGAGATTGAAGGATTTGATATCGATATCGCCAAAGCCTTAACGGAAGTCATCACTGGCGATGCGGCTAACGCAAATTTTGTTGAAGTGACTTCTAAGACCCGTATTCCTTTACTAAAAAACGGCAACATTGATGCCATTATTGCTACGATGACCATCAGCGAAGAACGTAAAAAGCAAGTTGATTTTTCAGAGGTTTATTTTGACGCAGGACAAGCTTTATTAGTACCGGAAGACAGCTCTATTCAAAGCGTTACAGACTTATCTTCTGAAACAACTGTCCTTGCTGTTAAAGGTTCAACTTCAGCTACTAATATCCGGAAACATGCTCCGGATACTCATGTTTTAGAATTAGAAAACTATTCTGAAGCCTTCACTGCCTTACAATCAGGACAAGGAGATGCAATGACAACAGACAGTGCTATTCTTCTAGGCATCATTGCTGAGAATCCTGGCTACCGCTTAGCTGGCGGAACGTTCACGGATGAACCATACGGCATCGCCATCAACCACGGGCAAGAAAACTTTGTCGATGCGGTAAATGCTGCTTTCGAAACGATTAAAGAAAACGGCGTCTATGATGCCATTTATGCTAAATGGATCCCAGAAACCGATGACTGA
- a CDS encoding amino acid ABC transporter ATP-binding protein has product MIEFKNVEKYYGDFHALKNINLTFNKGEVVVVIGPSGSGKSTMLRCINGLEEISKGDLTINGLNIHDKKTNINLIRKNVGMVFQHFNLYPHKTVLENIMLAPTKVLKQSPAEAQKKAELLLDKVNMLSKKDSYPVQLSGGQQQRIAIARGLAMDPSVLLFDEPTSALDPETIEDVLDVMKKLAKEGMTMIVVTHEMGFAREVADRVVFMADGEVLEDREAGAFYEDPHDARAKQFLSKIINH; this is encoded by the coding sequence ATGATTGAATTTAAAAATGTCGAGAAATATTATGGTGATTTTCATGCTTTAAAAAACATCAATTTAACGTTCAATAAAGGCGAAGTTGTCGTCGTTATTGGTCCATCTGGTTCAGGTAAAAGCACCATGTTGCGCTGTATCAACGGATTAGAGGAAATTAGCAAAGGCGATTTAACGATCAACGGCTTAAATATCCATGATAAAAAAACCAACATCAATTTGATTCGTAAAAATGTAGGAATGGTTTTCCAACACTTTAATCTCTACCCGCATAAAACAGTTTTGGAAAATATCATGTTAGCTCCCACAAAAGTATTGAAACAGTCTCCAGCTGAAGCACAAAAAAAAGCAGAACTGTTATTGGATAAAGTTAACATGCTTAGTAAAAAAGATTCTTATCCTGTTCAATTATCAGGCGGACAACAACAACGAATCGCCATTGCTCGTGGATTAGCTATGGATCCGAGTGTGTTGCTTTTTGACGAACCAACTAGTGCTTTAGATCCAGAAACGATTGAAGATGTTTTGGATGTTATGAAAAAATTAGCAAAAGAAGGCATGACAATGATCGTTGTTACTCATGAAATGGGATTTGCACGTGAAGTAGCAGATCGGGTTGTCTTTATGGCCGATGGCGAGGTCTTAGAAGACCGCGAAGCTGGAGCTTTTTACGAAGACCCGCATGATGCTCGTGCCAAACAATTTTTAAGCAAAATCATTAATCATTAA
- a CDS encoding bifunctional metallophosphatase/5'-nucleotidase codes for MERIHIYHTNDIHSHFENWPRISAYLRSEQSRLFELEETSFTFDLGDACDRVHPLTEATDGQANVRLLNEVGYSAVTIGNNEGIGSSKAELNHLYDEANFKVILSNVMDRQTGNYPEWAQPFDILKTKTGHKIGLFGLTAPFPTSYEPIGWTVKEPEDVIPEMLELLTPFADTIILLSHLGIIEDRKIAEKYPMIKVILGSHTHHLLPKGEKVRNTLLAAAGKFGQYVGQVVLEVEGTQLVSAEASVVETGKLPAPKDEEALILGYETIGHQLLNEQEIAAIPANFPVSWQKNSKLVEVGLAAVKDYAKTDVAILNAGLFMQPLIEGVVTNDELHQVLPHPMRVLRCTLDGADMIRVIYEMEKNRDFLRNFPIKGMGFRGEVFGELCYDGVSYDKKTGLVTWLGESIDDSKTYTFASVDHFLYIPFFPTIEIKGKNEVLFPYFIRNVLGQYLSKTYPVIK; via the coding sequence ATGGAGCGCATTCATATTTACCATACCAATGATATCCATTCTCATTTTGAAAACTGGCCGAGAATTTCTGCTTATTTACGCTCGGAGCAATCCAGGTTATTTGAGCTAGAAGAAACGTCTTTTACTTTCGATTTAGGAGATGCTTGCGATCGTGTTCATCCATTAACAGAAGCAACAGATGGACAAGCAAATGTACGCCTCTTAAACGAAGTAGGCTATAGCGCTGTGACGATCGGCAACAATGAAGGAATCGGTAGCTCAAAAGCAGAGTTGAATCATTTGTATGATGAAGCTAACTTTAAAGTAATCTTGTCAAATGTGATGGATCGGCAAACCGGCAATTACCCTGAATGGGCTCAGCCCTTTGATATCTTAAAAACAAAAACAGGGCATAAAATCGGTTTATTTGGCTTAACCGCTCCTTTTCCAACCAGTTATGAACCAATAGGCTGGACTGTTAAAGAGCCAGAAGATGTCATTCCAGAAATGTTAGAGTTATTAACGCCTTTTGCAGACACCATCATTTTGCTGTCTCATTTAGGAATTATTGAAGACCGAAAAATTGCAGAAAAATACCCCATGATCAAAGTCATTTTAGGTTCTCATACGCATCACTTGTTGCCAAAAGGCGAAAAAGTTCGTAATACGTTACTGGCAGCGGCTGGTAAATTTGGCCAATATGTGGGACAAGTAGTTTTGGAAGTTGAAGGAACACAATTAGTATCAGCAGAAGCGAGTGTAGTAGAAACAGGAAAACTGCCAGCTCCGAAAGATGAAGAAGCGTTAATCTTAGGCTATGAAACCATCGGGCATCAACTATTAAATGAACAAGAAATAGCTGCAATCCCCGCTAATTTTCCTGTCAGTTGGCAAAAAAACTCTAAATTAGTGGAAGTGGGATTAGCAGCCGTTAAAGATTATGCAAAAACAGATGTGGCTATTTTAAATGCAGGACTGTTTATGCAGCCTTTGATTGAAGGGGTCGTAACCAATGATGAATTGCATCAAGTTTTACCTCATCCAATGAGAGTATTAAGATGTACATTAGATGGAGCTGACATGATTCGTGTCATTTATGAAATGGAAAAAAATCGTGACTTTTTGCGTAACTTCCCTATAAAAGGAATGGGATTCAGAGGAGAAGTGTTTGGCGAGCTTTGTTATGACGGTGTTTCTTATGATAAGAAAACCGGATTAGTGACCTGGCTAGGAGAATCGATTGATGACAGTAAAACGTACACTTTCGCTTCGGTCGATCACTTTCTTTATATCCCGTTTTTTCCAACGATTGAGATCAAAGGAAAGAACGAAGTATTGTTCCCTTACTTTATACGAAATGTCTTAGGGCAGTATTTAAGCAAAACTTATCCTGTAATCAAATAA
- a CDS encoding YutD family protein, whose translation MVEQKQQQDKQTAEKKAVEKKQGTKRTTEKQEKQLKQSRSRKKAVNESRRRANTKKETTKTTDEENSANSTVTIDLSLQEVAGATTEGQLVHRLDATMITIEGSKYEIIKDYRDAFDAERLGERYSEILDKYDYVVADWGFEQLRLKGFYDNRNRKVPQDQRISNLEDYLYEYCNFGCPYFVLQRLEAKKGKSKTERADKAERPARKRRSQKAKNPTNQKSERPTKSTETHVAKETAPKTKSTKPKREFIKKEITPQSTEKVEKIEKKEKAVFETVQDNKGKRHFSIRRKDADEAKNKN comes from the coding sequence ATGGTAGAACAAAAACAACAGCAAGACAAACAAACGGCTGAAAAAAAAGCAGTAGAAAAAAAGCAAGGGACTAAACGCACGACTGAAAAACAAGAGAAACAGCTGAAGCAAAGTCGTTCTAGAAAAAAAGCGGTCAATGAATCTCGCCGCAGAGCCAATACGAAAAAAGAAACAACTAAAACAACTGACGAAGAGAACAGCGCTAATTCAACCGTAACGATAGATTTAAGTTTACAAGAAGTTGCGGGCGCCACCACTGAAGGACAACTGGTGCATCGGCTGGATGCGACTATGATCACCATTGAAGGCAGCAAATACGAAATCATAAAAGATTACCGAGATGCTTTTGATGCTGAGCGCTTGGGTGAAAGATACAGTGAAATTTTAGATAAGTATGATTATGTAGTAGCGGATTGGGGATTTGAACAATTACGGTTGAAGGGCTTTTATGATAACCGCAATCGTAAAGTTCCGCAAGACCAAAGAATCAGCAATCTGGAAGATTACTTATATGAATATTGTAATTTTGGTTGTCCTTATTTTGTGTTGCAACGGCTGGAAGCAAAAAAAGGAAAATCAAAAACGGAGCGAGCTGATAAAGCTGAACGTCCTGCCCGCAAACGCAGAAGTCAAAAAGCTAAAAACCCAACCAATCAGAAATCAGAGCGTCCAACTAAATCAACTGAAACGCATGTTGCTAAAGAGACTGCGCCTAAAACAAAATCGACTAAGCCGAAAAGAGAATTTATAAAAAAAGAAATTACGCCTCAGTCGACTGAAAAAGTTGAAAAGATAGAAAAGAAAGAAAAAGCCGTATTTGAAACGGTGCAAGACAATAAAGGCAAGCGGCATTTTAGTATACGCCGTAAAGACGCAGACGAAGCAAAGAATAAAAACTAA
- a CDS encoding TIGR01457 family HAD-type hydrolase has protein sequence MKYKGYLIDLDGTMYRGKDPIPAAPRFIERLQNSQTPFLFVTNNTTKTQAEVARDLRENFGITVSTETVYTGSLATAAYLKGLNAGNKVFAIGETGLKSALADAGFVAEREQPDFVVVALDRKATYADFEAATLAIHKGARFIATNKDTNMPTEKGMVPGAGSLAALVIAATRVQPTFIGKPEAIIMEEAVATIGLDKKEVLMVGDNYETDILAGIHNGIDTLLVYTGFTKPEDLTADMAQPTYQVQSLDEWVL, from the coding sequence ATGAAATACAAAGGTTACTTAATTGATTTAGATGGAACAATGTACCGAGGGAAAGATCCTATTCCAGCAGCACCGCGTTTTATTGAACGTCTGCAAAACAGTCAGACACCATTTTTATTTGTGACCAATAATACGACAAAAACACAAGCAGAGGTTGCAAGGGATTTACGTGAAAACTTCGGTATCACTGTTTCAACAGAAACAGTGTACACTGGATCATTGGCAACAGCAGCATATCTGAAAGGGTTAAATGCTGGGAATAAGGTATTTGCAATCGGGGAGACAGGACTGAAAAGTGCGTTAGCAGATGCAGGGTTTGTGGCAGAGAGAGAGCAGCCGGATTTTGTTGTAGTAGCTTTAGACAGAAAAGCTACCTATGCTGATTTTGAAGCAGCGACTTTAGCGATTCATAAAGGAGCCCGTTTTATCGCCACCAACAAAGATACGAATATGCCGACAGAAAAAGGCATGGTTCCCGGAGCGGGATCATTGGCGGCTTTAGTGATCGCAGCTACTCGCGTTCAACCGACTTTTATTGGTAAACCGGAAGCCATCATTATGGAAGAAGCGGTAGCAACTATTGGTTTAGATAAAAAAGAGGTATTGATGGTGGGCGATAATTACGAAACAGATATTTTAGCGGGGATCCATAACGGTATTGATACTTTATTGGTTTATACAGGGTTTACCAAACCAGAAGATTTGACCGCAGATATGGCCCAACCGACTTATCAAGTACAATCCCTAGATGAGTGGGTGTTGTAG
- a CDS encoding TIGR01906 family membrane protein: MKTKIIHFLGIASLFLCILSMAIVITINFTPLYAFDIDYLALPEKLGLSKETLMANYRILMDYLNKPWIAELKLPNFPSSENGLFHFYEVKRLFMLDYAIALVTLIGSIVYLRFIKRTYSSWKLIHPFQWGMIVPFVVLFMIALNFDQLFIGFHKIFFNNDAWMFNPSTDPIILALPETFFMHCFVLAFILIELAIISGYFIAKRTAFKKN, encoded by the coding sequence GTGAAAACCAAGATCATCCATTTTCTGGGTATCGCCAGCTTGTTTTTGTGCATCCTTAGTATGGCCATCGTTATTACGATAAATTTTACACCACTATATGCATTTGATATTGATTACTTAGCACTCCCGGAGAAACTTGGACTTAGCAAAGAAACGTTGATGGCAAACTACCGTATCTTAATGGATTACTTAAACAAACCATGGATAGCGGAGTTGAAATTGCCAAACTTTCCAAGTTCAGAAAATGGCCTCTTTCATTTTTATGAAGTTAAACGCTTGTTTATGTTGGATTATGCGATTGCTTTGGTTACGTTGATTGGTTCTATCGTCTATTTGCGTTTTATCAAACGGACCTATTCTTCATGGAAATTGATTCATCCTTTTCAATGGGGTATGATCGTACCGTTTGTTGTTCTGTTTATGATTGCTTTAAACTTTGATCAATTGTTTATTGGGTTTCATAAGATCTTCTTTAATAATGATGCATGGATGTTTAATCCATCGACAGATCCTATTATCTTGGCTTTGCCGGAAACCTTCTTTATGCATTGTTTTGTATTAGCCTTTATTTTGATTGAACTAGCGATTATCAGCGGTTATTTCATTGCTAAACGAACAGCTTTTAAAAAGAATTAA
- a CDS encoding Hsp20/alpha crystallin family protein, with the protein MPHDLRKKSDFPDFSDFFPTLFDDESPFWDKLSLAHEKNNFKADVHETDKEYEVKVDLPGFDKDNISIEFDHDVLTIHAKRHSEASEKNEEGQYIKQERSYGSMTRQFYLKNADEENSKASYKDGVLTLKMPKIALEDSKKKQISIE; encoded by the coding sequence ATGCCACATGATTTACGAAAAAAAAGTGATTTCCCTGACTTCTCTGACTTCTTCCCAACTTTGTTTGATGACGAAAGCCCATTTTGGGACAAGTTATCATTAGCCCATGAAAAAAACAACTTCAAAGCAGATGTCCATGAAACCGATAAAGAATATGAAGTTAAAGTGGACTTGCCTGGCTTTGATAAAGACAATATTTCCATTGAATTCGACCACGATGTTTTGACTATCCATGCTAAACGCCATTCAGAAGCAAGCGAAAAAAACGAAGAAGGACAATATATCAAACAAGAACGATCTTACGGCAGCATGACTCGTCAATTTTATCTTAAAAATGCTGATGAAGAAAACAGTAAAGCCAGCTATAAAGATGGAGTACTGACGTTAAAAATGCCTAAAATCGCCCTTGAAGATAGTAAAAAGAAACAAATTTCAATTGAATAA
- a CDS encoding phosphatidylglycerophosphatase A family protein — protein MVKTSNELHQKALELIHQRGVKLTDIAELVLFLQTPYIENLTLDECLVNVEAVLLKREVQNTILTGIQLDILAEQKGLMDPLQDIITDDEGLYGIDEILALSIVNVYGSIGFTNYGYIDKLKPGILAKLNEHNDGEVHTFMDDIVGAIAAAAASRLAHANPSKSDMMK, from the coding sequence ATGGTTAAAACAAGTAATGAATTACATCAAAAAGCACTTGAATTGATTCACCAACGTGGTGTGAAATTAACAGATATTGCCGAGTTGGTTCTCTTTTTACAAACACCTTATATTGAAAATTTAACGCTCGATGAATGTTTGGTCAATGTGGAAGCCGTCTTGTTAAAACGAGAAGTCCAAAACACTATTTTAACGGGTATTCAGTTGGATATATTAGCTGAACAAAAAGGATTAATGGATCCTTTACAAGATATCATCACCGATGATGAAGGACTTTACGGCATTGATGAAATTCTTGCTCTTTCCATTGTCAATGTCTATGGCTCTATTGGTTTTACCAATTACGGCTATATTGATAAGCTGAAACCAGGTATCTTAGCTAAGCTGAATGAGCATAATGACGGCGAAGTTCATACCTTTATGGACGACATCGTTGGCGCCATTGCAGCTGCTGCCGCGAGCCGGTTGGCGCATGCTAACCCATCAAAAAGCGATATGATGAAATAA
- a CDS encoding NAD(P)/FAD-dependent oxidoreductase has protein sequence METNNEIFDITIIGGGPTGMFAAFYGGMRNAKVKIIESLPQLGGQLSMLYPEKNIFDIAALPVVGAQELVDNLSVQMSRFEQSICLEEEVIDVKKNAAGVFELTTNKAIHYSKAVIITAGNGAFQPRRLEIEHADHYEGKTLHYYVNNIERFKNRTVAICGGGDSAVDWALTLEPIAKKVYLIHRRNKFRALEHSVSLLEQSSVELKTPFVPESVNGEGQALTSVTLKEVRGDKTETLEIDDFLVNYGFTSSIGPMKNWGFDVTRNEIMVNTKMETTVPGIYAAGDICTYEGKIKLIATGFGEAPTAINNAMSYIDPNTRVQPMHSTSLF, from the coding sequence TTGGAAACAAATAATGAAATCTTTGATATCACTATTATTGGCGGCGGACCTACAGGGATGTTTGCTGCGTTTTACGGCGGCATGCGCAATGCAAAAGTAAAAATCATTGAGAGCTTACCGCAACTAGGCGGTCAATTGTCCATGTTGTATCCAGAAAAGAACATTTTCGACATTGCAGCTTTGCCGGTCGTTGGCGCACAGGAATTGGTAGATAACCTTTCTGTCCAAATGTCGCGCTTTGAACAATCGATTTGTTTAGAAGAAGAAGTGATTGATGTTAAAAAAAATGCTGCTGGCGTATTTGAATTAACCACCAACAAAGCAATCCACTACTCGAAAGCGGTGATCATTACTGCAGGGAACGGCGCATTTCAACCAAGAAGATTGGAAATTGAACATGCTGATCATTATGAAGGAAAGACTCTGCATTATTATGTCAATAATATTGAACGGTTTAAAAACCGGACCGTGGCAATCTGCGGAGGCGGAGATTCAGCAGTAGATTGGGCATTAACGTTAGAACCCATTGCCAAAAAAGTTTATTTGATCCACCGGCGCAATAAATTCAGAGCCCTTGAACACAGTGTTTCTTTATTAGAACAGTCGAGTGTCGAGTTGAAAACACCTTTTGTCCCAGAATCGGTCAACGGTGAAGGCCAGGCCTTAACCAGCGTCACTTTAAAAGAAGTACGCGGCGACAAAACAGAAACGCTTGAAATTGATGACTTCTTGGTCAATTATGGGTTTACTTCTTCTATTGGTCCAATGAAAAATTGGGGCTTTGACGTTACGCGGAACGAAATCATGGTCAACACTAAAATGGAAACGACTGTGCCCGGTATTTATGCAGCAGGTGATATTTGCACATACGAAGGAAAAATAAAGTTGATCGCCACTGGATTTGGCGAAGCGCCAACAGCTATCAACAACGCAATGAGCTACATCGATCCGAACACGCGCGTTCAACCAATGCACAGCACAAGCTTATTTTAA
- a CDS encoding divergent PAP2 family protein: MVILSNFPLIAALTAIVFAQLIKVPIAFFLQRKTTWALATSTGGMPSSHSAAVSALITALALQEGVASPLVAIASTFGVIVMFDSMGVRRQSGEQGILLNHLMLDFQNLSNKVLRLSQEPGTVKNEQKERHLKEYLGHKPIEVFFGILTGIGVAFAVREILFFFNL; the protein is encoded by the coding sequence TAATTTTCCCCTTATCGCTGCATTGACAGCTATTGTCTTTGCCCAATTAATCAAAGTTCCCATTGCTTTCTTCTTACAGAGAAAAACGACTTGGGCGCTTGCCACTTCTACTGGCGGAATGCCCAGCTCACATTCTGCAGCTGTTTCAGCGTTGATCACAGCATTAGCGTTACAAGAAGGGGTAGCATCTCCGCTTGTCGCCATTGCGAGTACATTTGGAGTTATTGTTATGTTTGATTCAATGGGAGTTCGGAGACAAAGCGGCGAACAAGGAATCCTTTTGAACCACTTAATGCTTGATTTTCAAAACCTTAGCAACAAGGTACTGAGATTATCACAAGAACCCGGTACGGTTAAGAACGAACAAAAAGAGCGTCATTTAAAAGAATATTTAGGTCATAAACCGATTGAAGTCTTTTTTGGTATTTTGACTGGCATTGGTGTTGCTTTTGCGGTTCGCGAGATATTATTCTTCTTTAATCTTTAA